Proteins encoded by one window of Xiphias gladius isolate SHS-SW01 ecotype Sanya breed wild chromosome 15, ASM1685928v1, whole genome shotgun sequence:
- the pgm2 gene encoding phosphoglucomutase-2 gives MENGSALAGDTELDQAVKQWLQHDRNLKTMSMVQDLVKEGAVEALKKYFSSRMEFGTAGLRAAMGPGISCMNDLTIIQTTQGFCHYLEESFGNLKERGVVIGYDARAHPPSGGSSKHFASLAAAVFISRGVPVHLFSDITPTPFVPFTVSQLGLCAGIMVTASHNPKQDNGYKVYWENGAQIVSPHDQGISKAIEENLEPWPESWDAEEALKSPLLKDPYQDIHTHYFKAIQRHCHHRDINKSSEVKIVHTSVHGVGHAFVQSAFKAFDLHPPYAVEEQKDPDPEFPTVKYPNPEEGEGVLTLSFALAEREGATVVLANDPDADRLAIAEKQGSGQWRVFSGNELGALLGWWMFRCWKQQNSDAAAVKNLYMLSSTVSSKILRAIALKEGFHFEETLTGFKWMGNRARELLDQGKTVLFAFEEAIGYMCSPSVLDKDGVSAAAIAGEMISFLATKNTSLSQQLTTVYEEYGYHISKNSYFICHDQSVIRSLFERLRNHGGQKDSYPTKCGPFSISAVRDLTTGYDSNQPDKKAVLPTSSSSQMITFTFSNGGVATMRTSGTEPKIKYYTELCAAPGNSDVAHLKKELDDLVDAIVENFFEPQKNKLQPKPE, from the exons ATGGAAAACGGTTCGGCCTTAGCCGGCGACACCGAGCTGGACCAGGCTGTCAAGCAGTGGCTGCAGCATGACAGG aACCTGAAAACAATGTCAATGGTGCAGGACCTGGTGAAGGAGGGAGCAGTGGAGGCtctaaagaaatatttttcctcCAGGATGGAGTTTGGCACAGCAGGTCTGAGAGCAGCCATGGGCCCCGGTATATCCTGTATGAATGACCTCACTATCATCCAGACCACACAG GGTTTCTGTCACTACTTGGAGGAGAGTTTTGGGAACCTAAAGGAGCGCGGGGTGGTGATAGGTTACGACGCGCGGGCCCACCCTCCCAGCGGGGGCAGCAGCAAGCATTTTGCCAGCCtggctgcagctgttttcatcagcCGAGGGGTTCCTGTCCACCTCTTCTCTGACATCACCCCTACACCGTTTGTG CCTTTCACAGTTTCCCAGCTGGGTCTGTGTGCTGGTATCATGGTGACTGCCTCTCACAACCCCAAACAGGACAATGGTTACAAG GTGTACTGGGAGAACGGCGCCCAGATTGTGTCTCCTCATGACCAAGGAATCTCCAAGGCCATAGAGGAGAACCTGGAGCCTTGGCCTGAGTCCTGGGACGCAGAGGAGGCCCTGAAGAGCCCCTTGCTTAAAGACCCCTACCAGGACATCCATACACATTACTTCAAAGCCATCCAGAGACACTGTCACCACAG GGACATAAACAAGAGTTCGGAGGTGAAAATTGTGCATACATCTGTGCACGGTGTTGGCCATGCGTTCGTCCAGTCAGCTTTCAAGGCTTTTGACCTTCACCCTCCATACGCTGTAGAAGAACAGAAAGATCCAGACCCCGAATTCCCCACCGTCAAATATCCCAATcctgaggagggagagggagtccTG acATTGTCATTTGCActggcagagagggagggggccACTGTGGTTTTGGCGAACGATCCTGATGCTGATCGACTGGCCATTGCTGAGAAGCaggggag TGGACAGTGGCGAGTGTTCAGTGGTAATGAGTTGGGAGCGTTGCTTGGTTGGTGGATGTTCCGCTGCTGGAAACAGCAAAACTCTGACGCCGCTGCGGTGAAAAACCTCTACATGCTGTCGAGCACCGTCTCATCCAAGATACTGCGTGCCATCGCTCTGAAGGAGGGCTTCCACTTTGAG GAAACGTTAACAGGGTTCAAGTGGATGGGGAACAGAGCGAGAGAACTTTTGGACCAGGGCAAGACTGTTCTCTTTGCCTTTGAGGAGGCCATAG GGTATATGTGTAGTCCCTCGGTGTTGGACAAGGACGGGGTGAGTGCTGCAGCCATAGCAGGAGAGATGATTTCCTTTCTGGCCACTAAAAACACCAGCCTTTCTCAACAGCTCACTACTGTCTATGAAGA GTATGGCTACCACATCAGTAAGAACTCCTACTTCATCTGCCATGACCAGAGTGTGATCCGCAGCTTGTTTGAGCGCCTGCGCAACCACGGTGGCCAGAAGGACTCATATCCCACCAAATGCGGTcccttctccatctctgctgtGCGAGACCTGACCACTGGCTACGACAGCAACCAACCTGATAAGAAGGCT GTTCTTCCCACCTCCAGTTCCAGTCAGATGATCACCTTTACCTTCTCCAACGGGGGTGTGGCCACCATGAGGACCAGTGGCACTGAgccaaaaatcaaatattacaCTGAACTTTGTGCTGCTCCTGGTAACAG TGATGTGGCGCACCTGAAGAAGGAACTGGACGACTTGGTCGATGCCATCGTTGAAAACTTCTTCGAGCCACAGAAGAATAAGTTGCAGCCCAAGCCAGAGTAG